From a region of the Pseudomonadaceae bacterium SI-3 genome:
- a CDS encoding elongation factor Ts, which translates to MAEITAALVKELRERTGQGMMDCKKALTAAGGDIEKAIDDMRAAGAIKAAKKAGNIAAEGAIAVKVADDNTRAVIIEVNSQTDFLALQDDFKNFVNSSVEKAFAEKMTDAAPLIAAQETDREALVAKCGENVNIRRLTTVEADLVGSYLHGHRIGVLVALKGGSVELAKEIAMHVAASNPQFLDPSQVSEEAVAKEKEIFLALNEDKIKGKPAEIVEKMVAGRISKFLAEASLVEQAFVKDPDVKVGELAKKAGAEIVSFVRYEVGEGIERAEVDFAAEVAAQVAATKQ; encoded by the coding sequence ATGGCAGAGATCACTGCAGCCCTGGTTAAAGAACTGCGCGAGCGGACTGGCCAAGGCATGATGGATTGCAAAAAGGCGCTCACCGCTGCTGGTGGCGACATCGAGAAAGCCATTGACGATATGCGTGCTGCGGGCGCCATCAAGGCAGCCAAGAAGGCCGGCAATATCGCTGCTGAAGGCGCGATCGCTGTTAAAGTGGCCGACGACAACACGCGCGCCGTGATTATCGAAGTCAACTCGCAGACCGACTTCCTGGCACTGCAGGACGACTTCAAGAATTTCGTCAATAGCAGTGTCGAGAAAGCCTTCGCCGAGAAGATGACTGATGCAGCGCCGCTGATTGCCGCTCAGGAAACTGATCGCGAGGCGCTGGTCGCCAAGTGCGGCGAGAACGTCAATATCCGTCGTTTGACCACCGTTGAGGCGGATCTGGTTGGATCCTACCTGCACGGTCACCGTATCGGTGTTCTGGTTGCGCTGAAGGGGGGCAGTGTCGAGCTGGCCAAAGAAATCGCCATGCACGTCGCCGCCAGCAACCCTCAGTTCCTGGATCCGTCGCAGGTTTCTGAAGAAGCCGTTGCCAAGGAAAAAGAAATTTTCCTGGCGTTGAATGAAGACAAGATCAAAGGCAAGCCTGCCGAAATCGTCGAGAAGATGGTTGCCGGTCGCATCAGCAAGTTCCTTGCTGAAGCCAGTTTGGTCGAGCAGGCTTTCGTCAAGGATCCCGATGTCAAAGTTGGCGAGCTGGCGAAGAAGGCTGGTGCTGAGATCGTTTCCTTCGTTCGTTACGAAGTAGGCGAAGGCATCGAGCGCGCTGAGGTTGACTTCGCCGCCGAAGTTGCCGCTCAGGTCGCTGCTACTAAGCAATAA
- a CDS encoding type I methionyl aminopeptidase — translation MTVSIKTPEDIEKMRIAGRLAAEVLEMIGDHVKPGVTTEELDRICHEHIVNVQQAIPAPLNYKGYPKSICTSINHVVCHGIPNDKPLKDGDILNIDITVIKDGYHGDTSRMFLVGKAPEWAERLCKVTQECLYKGIEVVRPGARLGDIGEVIQKHAEKNGFSVVREYCGHGIGKVFHEEPQVLHYGRAGTGLELKEGMTFTIEPMINQGRSETRLLGDGWTAITKDRKLSAQWEHTLVVTADGYEIFTLRSDDTIPRTSP, via the coding sequence ATGACTGTTTCCATCAAGACGCCTGAAGACATCGAGAAAATGCGCATTGCCGGCCGCCTGGCCGCCGAGGTGCTCGAAATGATCGGTGATCACGTCAAGCCGGGTGTCACCACCGAAGAACTGGACCGCATCTGCCACGAGCACATCGTCAACGTGCAACAGGCCATACCCGCCCCGCTCAATTACAAGGGTTATCCCAAATCGATTTGCACATCGATCAATCATGTCGTCTGTCATGGCATTCCCAACGACAAGCCTCTCAAAGACGGGGACATCCTCAATATCGATATCACGGTCATCAAGGATGGTTACCACGGCGATACCAGCCGAATGTTTCTTGTCGGCAAAGCGCCAGAGTGGGCCGAGCGGCTGTGTAAGGTGACGCAGGAGTGCCTTTATAAAGGTATCGAGGTAGTCCGCCCCGGAGCGCGCCTAGGGGACATCGGCGAGGTGATCCAGAAGCATGCCGAGAAGAACGGATTCTCCGTCGTCCGCGAGTATTGTGGGCATGGCATCGGCAAGGTTTTCCACGAAGAGCCTCAAGTGCTTCATTACGGCCGCGCCGGGACCGGGCTGGAGCTAAAGGAAGGAATGACCTTCACCATAGAGCCAATGATCAACCAGGGCCGGTCGGAAACTCGCCTGCTTGGTGACGGCTGGACAGCCATTACCAAGGACCGCAAGCTATCCGCCCAATGGGAACACACCCTGGTGGTCACAGCAGATGGCTATGAAATTTTCACCCTGCGCAGCGATGACACCATACCCCGCACATCGCCCTAA
- a CDS encoding Na+/H+ antiporter subunit E encodes MKSRLLPNPALTLLLTLLWLLLNNALSVGQLVLGLFLGWAIPLLVQGFLVDLPKVRRPLKLCLFLLKVFYDIVVANVSVAKLVLSSRDRLQPAFVEIPMAIEHPFVLAVLTSIISLTPGTVSASLRPGHKMLLIHALDAPDTEALVAEVKSRYETPLLEIFECSRM; translated from the coding sequence ATGAAATCACGTCTGCTGCCCAACCCTGCGCTCACCTTGCTCCTTACGCTGCTCTGGCTACTGCTCAATAACGCACTGAGCGTGGGGCAACTGGTGCTTGGACTGTTTTTAGGTTGGGCGATCCCATTGCTGGTACAGGGATTTCTGGTTGACCTACCGAAAGTGCGTAGGCCCTTGAAGCTCTGTCTGTTTCTGCTGAAGGTGTTTTACGACATCGTCGTGGCCAACGTCAGTGTGGCCAAGCTGGTGCTCAGTTCTCGGGATCGACTGCAGCCTGCCTTCGTCGAGATACCGATGGCCATTGAGCATCCGTTCGTCCTCGCCGTGTTGACCAGCATCATTTCGCTAACCCCTGGAACGGTATCGGCGTCTTTGCGGCCTGGGCACAAGATGTTGCTGATTCACGCTCTGGATGCCCCCGACACGGAGGCGCTGGTAGCCGAGGTGAAGAGCCGTTACGAAACGCCGCTGCTGGAGATTTTCGAATGCTCGCGTATGTAA
- the uppS gene encoding di-trans,poly-cis-decaprenylcistransferase, protein MDKVRQIAGRNVPRHVAVIMDGNNRWAKRRLLPGVAGHKAGVDAVRAVIEVCAEAGVEVLTLFAFSSENWQRPAEEVGALMELFLSALRREARKLNENGISLRIIGDRSRFHPELQTAMLEAEEMTAGSGRFVLQVAANYGGQWDILQAAQRLAREAQEGRLNPDEVTPALFQRYLATGDMPLPDLCIRTGGERRISNFLLWQLAYAELYFSDLFWPDFKHDAMRTALADFAKRQRRFGKTGDQVEIEVRAEC, encoded by the coding sequence ATGGATAAGGTCAGGCAGATTGCCGGACGGAATGTACCCCGTCATGTCGCAGTCATCATGGATGGTAACAATCGCTGGGCGAAGCGGCGTCTCTTGCCGGGCGTGGCCGGGCACAAGGCGGGCGTCGATGCGGTGCGAGCCGTTATAGAGGTTTGCGCCGAGGCGGGTGTTGAGGTGCTGACGCTGTTTGCCTTTTCCAGTGAGAATTGGCAGCGGCCGGCCGAGGAGGTTGGGGCGCTGATGGAGCTTTTCCTGAGCGCTCTACGCCGAGAAGCGCGCAAGCTCAACGAAAATGGCATCAGTTTGCGGATCATTGGCGATCGTTCACGCTTTCACCCGGAGCTGCAGACGGCGATGCTCGAAGCCGAGGAAATGACCGCGGGCTCCGGCCGTTTCGTGCTTCAGGTCGCCGCCAATTACGGCGGACAGTGGGACATTCTCCAGGCCGCACAGCGGTTGGCCCGCGAAGCGCAGGAAGGTCGACTCAATCCGGATGAAGTGACTCCCGCCCTTTTTCAGCGCTATCTGGCAACTGGCGACATGCCTCTGCCGGATCTCTGTATTCGCACCGGTGGTGAGCGACGCATCAGCAATTTCCTGTTATGGCAGTTGGCTTATGCTGAACTGTATTTCTCGGACCTGTTCTGGCCCGATTTCAAGCACGATGCAATGCGTACAGCATTGGCCGATTTCGCCAAGCGTCAGCGACGTTTCGGTAAGACCGGTGACCAGGTAGAAATAGAGGTTCGAGCTGAATGCTGA
- a CDS encoding ribosome recycling factor, whose protein sequence is MINEIKQDAQERMKKTLESLGHAFAKIRTGRAHPSILDGVMVSYYGSDTPLRQIANVTAEDSRTLALTVFDRGMIQAVEKAIMTSDLGLNPATAGTTIRVPMPALTEETRKGYTKQARSEAENARVAVRNIRRDAIAQLKDLVKEKEISEDEERRGQDDVQKLTDKYVAEIDKALEGKENDLMAV, encoded by the coding sequence ATGATCAACGAGATTAAGCAAGACGCTCAAGAGCGCATGAAGAAAACCCTGGAATCGCTGGGGCATGCGTTCGCCAAAATTCGTACCGGTCGCGCTCATCCGAGCATTCTAGATGGCGTTATGGTGTCGTATTACGGCAGCGATACACCTCTGCGCCAGATTGCCAATGTCACGGCAGAAGACTCGCGCACTTTGGCCCTTACTGTCTTTGATAGAGGCATGATCCAGGCGGTAGAAAAGGCAATCATGACGTCAGATCTGGGCCTGAACCCTGCGACTGCCGGTACTACGATTCGCGTACCGATGCCCGCGCTTACTGAAGAGACCCGTAAGGGGTACACCAAGCAGGCACGCTCAGAGGCTGAAAACGCTCGTGTCGCCGTGCGCAACATTCGGCGCGATGCTATCGCCCAGCTCAAGGATCTGGTGAAGGAAAAGGAAATCAGTGAAGACGAGGAACGACGCGGTCAAGACGACGTTCAAAAGCTGACCGACAAGTACGTTGCGGAAATCGACAAGGCGCTTGAAGGTAAGGAAAACGATCTGATGGCTGTTTGA
- a CDS encoding UMP kinase: protein MAQQMSARNPRYKRILLKLSGEALMGSEDFGIDPKVLDRMALEVGQLVGIGVEVGLVIGGGNLFRGAALSAAGMDRVTGDHMGMLATVMNSLAMRDALERSNIPALVMSAISMVGVTDHYDRRKAMRHLKSGEVVIFSAGTGNPFFTTDSAACLRAIEIHADVVLKATKVDGVYTADPFKDPNAEKFEQLTYDDVLDRKLGVMDLTAICLCRDHNMPLRVFNMNKPGALLNIVLGGAEGTLIEEQYQ from the coding sequence ATGGCTCAGCAGATGAGTGCACGCAATCCTCGCTATAAACGCATTCTGCTCAAACTAAGCGGCGAGGCCCTAATGGGGTCGGAGGACTTTGGCATTGATCCCAAGGTGCTTGATCGCATGGCCTTGGAGGTTGGGCAGTTAGTCGGCATAGGCGTAGAAGTTGGTTTGGTCATTGGCGGCGGTAATCTTTTCCGTGGCGCCGCTCTGTCCGCCGCAGGCATGGATCGTGTGACTGGCGACCATATGGGTATGCTCGCTACGGTCATGAACTCCTTGGCAATGCGTGACGCCTTGGAGCGCTCGAACATCCCGGCATTGGTCATGTCGGCGATTTCAATGGTCGGGGTCACTGACCATTACGACCGCCGCAAGGCGATGCGTCACCTGAAGAGTGGCGAGGTAGTGATCTTCTCCGCCGGCACCGGCAATCCGTTCTTTACCACTGATTCGGCCGCCTGCCTGCGTGCCATCGAGATTCATGCGGATGTGGTGCTCAAGGCCACCAAGGTTGACGGCGTTTATACGGCCGACCCCTTCAAGGATCCGAATGCCGAGAAGTTCGAGCAGCTGACCTATGATGATGTGCTTGACCGCAAGCTGGGCGTCATGGACCTGACTGCCATTTGCCTATGCCGCGACCACAACATGCCGCTGCGGGTGTTCAACATGAACAAGCCCGGTGCCTTGCTCAATATTGTGCTTGGTGGCGCTGAAGGAACCCTGATCGAGGAGCAGTACCAATGA
- a CDS encoding phosphatidate cytidylyltransferase → MLKHRIITAAILLPIALIGFFLLEGLAFALFIGVVVVLGGWEWARLAGFEAQPVRVLYAIAVALLLAGLYLAPALASWLLTLSVIWWLTATALVVSYPRSQRHWGGSVGSLVIGLLILLPAWQGLVLLKQWPQGNWLIVAVMVLVWGADIGAYAAGKTFGRRKLAPQVSPGKSWEGMIGGLVTSLLITLFVGLYQSWSARELALALLGAALVVVISVVGDLTESMFKRSSGIKDSSQLLPGHGGVMDRIDSLTAAVPVFTVLLWLAGWGAW, encoded by the coding sequence ATGCTGAAGCATCGCATCATCACGGCAGCCATCCTTCTTCCGATCGCACTGATTGGTTTTTTCCTTCTCGAAGGTCTCGCTTTTGCGTTGTTCATAGGCGTAGTCGTTGTGCTTGGGGGATGGGAATGGGCGCGTCTGGCGGGCTTTGAGGCTCAGCCGGTTAGGGTTCTTTATGCGATAGCGGTCGCTCTGCTGCTTGCGGGGCTCTATTTGGCTCCGGCCTTGGCGTCTTGGTTGCTTACGCTGAGCGTGATCTGGTGGCTGACTGCCACGGCGCTCGTCGTCAGTTATCCTCGAAGTCAGCGACACTGGGGTGGATCTGTCGGCAGTCTGGTCATCGGATTGTTGATTTTATTGCCCGCCTGGCAGGGCCTGGTTTTGCTCAAGCAGTGGCCACAGGGCAATTGGCTTATCGTTGCAGTGATGGTCCTGGTGTGGGGGGCTGATATTGGTGCCTATGCGGCAGGCAAGACCTTTGGTCGTCGCAAGCTCGCTCCTCAGGTCAGCCCAGGCAAGAGTTGGGAGGGGATGATTGGCGGCTTGGTTACCAGCCTGCTAATCACATTGTTCGTTGGGCTTTATCAATCCTGGTCTGCGCGTGAGCTGGCGCTCGCTCTGTTAGGTGCAGCTCTGGTGGTGGTCATTTCCGTCGTTGGCGATTTGACCGAGAGCATGTTCAAGCGCAGCTCGGGTATTAAAGACAGCAGTCAGCTGCTTCCAGGGCATGGCGGCGTGATGGATCGTATCGACAGCTTGACCGCTGCGGTACCCGTGTTCACGGTCCTGCTGTGGCTGGCCGGCTGGGGTGCATGGTGA
- a CDS encoding Na+/H+ antiporter subunit G: protein MPFWIELLVSVFLIVGSAFALVGAIGLYRLPDFFTRLHGPTKATTLGVGGIVIGSMIFFSNQGHGISVHEVLITLFLFLTAPVSAHVLAKAAMQQRLPYTAKTRGKPWD from the coding sequence ATGCCATTCTGGATAGAATTGCTGGTGAGTGTGTTTCTAATAGTGGGGAGCGCGTTCGCCTTGGTTGGGGCGATCGGTTTGTATCGCCTTCCCGATTTCTTCACACGGCTGCACGGTCCGACCAAGGCAACCACGCTTGGGGTTGGTGGGATCGTCATCGGTTCGATGATCTTCTTTAGTAACCAGGGCCACGGTATCAGCGTCCATGAAGTGCTGATCACCCTGTTCTTGTTTTTGACCGCGCCGGTCAGCGCCCATGTCCTGGCGAAGGCAGCCATGCAGCAAAGGTTGCCTTATACAGCCAAAACCCGCGGCAAACCCTGGGATTGA
- the rpsB gene encoding 30S ribosomal protein S2, translating to MSQVTMRDMLKAGVHFGHQTRYWNPKMNKYIFGARNKIHIINLEKTLPMFNDALRFVEKLAAGKNKILFVGTKRSAGKIVREEAARCGSPYVDHRWLGGMLTNYKTIRASIKRLRELETQAQDGTFEKLTKKEALMRTRDLEKLDRSLGGIKDMGGLPDAMFVVDVDHERIAISEANKLGIPVIGIVDTNSSPEGVDYIIPGNDDAIRAVQLYLGSMADAVLRGRQTNAGGADEFVEEAPVEAAQG from the coding sequence ATGTCTCAAGTCACTATGCGCGATATGCTGAAGGCCGGTGTGCACTTCGGCCACCAGACCCGTTACTGGAACCCGAAGATGAATAAGTACATCTTTGGCGCGCGTAACAAGATTCATATCATCAACCTTGAGAAGACCCTGCCGATGTTCAACGACGCGCTGCGTTTCGTTGAAAAGCTGGCTGCAGGCAAAAACAAGATTCTGTTCGTTGGCACCAAGCGTTCCGCTGGCAAGATCGTTCGCGAAGAGGCTGCTCGTTGTGGCTCGCCGTATGTCGATCATCGCTGGTTGGGCGGCATGCTGACCAACTACAAGACCATTCGCGCCTCGATCAAGCGTCTGCGTGAGCTGGAAACACAGGCTCAGGACGGCACCTTCGAGAAGCTGACCAAGAAAGAGGCGCTGATGCGTACTCGCGATCTTGAGAAGCTGGATCGTAGCTTGGGCGGCATCAAGGACATGGGCGGTCTGCCGGACGCCATGTTCGTTGTTGACGTCGATCACGAGCGTATTGCTATTTCCGAAGCCAATAAGCTGGGTATTCCGGTTATCGGCATCGTTGATACCAACAGCAGCCCGGAAGGCGTCGATTACATCATTCCTGGTAATGACGATGCCATCCGCGCCGTGCAACTCTATCTGGGCTCTATGGCAGACGCAGTACTGCGTGGTCGTCAGACCAATGCTGGCGGTGCTGACGAGTTCGTTGAAGAAGCCCCTGTCGAGGCTGCTCAAGGCTGA
- a CDS encoding monovalent cation/H+ antiporter subunit D, translating into MNHALIMPILLPLLIGCSLLLLHRQSASLKRLLSVTATWLLVPLALGLLWQADAGQLSVYRLGGWQPPFGIMLLLDRLSALMLLVTAILAGFSVLYAVRGDDERGPNFHALFQFQLAGINGAFLTGDLFNLFVFFEILLISSYALLLHGQGAKRVQSGIHYVVLNLLGSSLFLIGVSMLYGLTGTLNMADLAGRVGAADPADAPLLAAAGYLLLVVFALKGAILPLYFWLPRAYAAATAPVAALFAIMTKLGLYAIVRVFTLIFGSEAGVLSNMVLDWLWPLSMLTLVGGVLGALAARNLQILLSYLVVVSVGTLLAGIALGTEVGLSAALYYLVHSTLVSGGLFLLADLIARQRGDMAAELLSAPALKQPLLLGALFFAGAISIAGLPPFSGFIGKVMLLQAVPPGVDALLLWPVVLVGGLGMVIALSRAGSMVFWRPSEAVSVGRPADRVRVMATFGLLFGSVLLVAVAQPIQTYMQATAAQLFELQPYLQIIRGGEA; encoded by the coding sequence ATGAATCATGCGTTGATCATGCCGATCCTGCTGCCTTTGTTGATCGGCTGCAGTCTGCTGTTGCTTCATCGCCAGAGTGCATCGCTTAAACGCCTGCTATCGGTGACGGCTACCTGGTTGTTGGTGCCGCTGGCCTTGGGGCTGTTATGGCAAGCCGATGCTGGCCAACTGTCCGTGTACCGTCTTGGCGGCTGGCAGCCACCGTTCGGCATCATGTTGCTGCTTGACCGGTTGAGTGCCTTGATGCTGCTAGTGACCGCCATACTGGCGGGATTCTCGGTGTTGTACGCCGTGCGTGGCGATGACGAGCGCGGGCCGAATTTCCATGCGCTGTTTCAGTTTCAGCTGGCAGGCATCAACGGTGCCTTTCTGACTGGTGATTTATTCAACCTTTTCGTGTTCTTCGAGATCTTGCTGATCTCGTCTTACGCGCTGCTGCTTCATGGCCAAGGCGCGAAGCGCGTGCAGTCGGGCATTCATTATGTCGTGCTGAACCTGTTGGGCTCATCGCTGTTTCTGATTGGTGTCAGCATGCTCTATGGCCTGACCGGAACCTTGAACATGGCCGATCTGGCAGGACGGGTTGGTGCAGCTGATCCAGCTGACGCTCCGCTTCTCGCTGCCGCGGGCTACCTGTTGCTGGTGGTATTTGCGCTGAAGGGAGCGATCCTGCCGCTGTATTTCTGGCTGCCGCGTGCTTATGCCGCGGCGACCGCGCCGGTGGCTGCGCTGTTCGCGATCATGACCAAGCTCGGGCTCTACGCGATTGTGCGTGTGTTCACGCTGATCTTCGGTAGCGAAGCGGGTGTGTTGAGCAACATGGTGCTGGATTGGTTGTGGCCGCTTTCGATGCTTACGCTCGTTGGTGGCGTACTGGGCGCACTGGCCGCCCGCAACCTGCAAATACTGCTGTCCTATTTAGTGGTGGTTTCGGTGGGCACCTTGCTCGCCGGTATCGCGCTGGGAACAGAAGTGGGCCTCAGCGCTGCGCTGTACTACCTGGTGCACAGCACGCTGGTGTCCGGAGGACTGTTTCTGCTGGCTGACCTCATCGCCCGCCAGCGCGGCGATATGGCCGCCGAGTTGCTATCGGCTCCCGCGCTCAAGCAGCCGTTGTTGTTGGGCGCGTTGTTTTTCGCTGGCGCGATTTCGATTGCCGGGCTCCCGCCTTTCTCTGGTTTCATTGGCAAGGTGATGCTACTGCAGGCCGTTCCTCCCGGGGTCGACGCCCTGCTGCTTTGGCCAGTGGTTCTGGTGGGCGGATTGGGGATGGTGATCGCACTGAGCCGAGCCGGCAGCATGGTGTTCTGGCGGCCTAGTGAAGCGGTCAGTGTTGGGAGGCCCGCGGATCGCGTGCGTGTGATGGCAACCTTTGGTCTGCTGTTTGGCAGCGTGTTGTTGGTTGCAGTGGCGCAGCCGATCCAGACCTACATGCAGGCGACCGCAGCCCAGTTGTTCGAGCTACAGCCGTATCTGCAGATTATCCGCGGAGGTGAGGCATGA
- a CDS encoding [protein-PII] uridylyltransferase, whose amino-acid sequence MPQVDSELFDRSQFQAELALKASPIAAFKKVIRKAREVLDARFLAGQDIRGLIEGRAWFVDQILRAAWGRFDWNNEAEIALVAVGGYGRGELHPYSDIDLLILLDNNDQEIFRDAIERFLTLLWDIGLEVGQSVRSVQECAEEARADLTVITNLMESRTIAGPERLRQNMLKVTSPSEMWPSKEFFLAKRNEQATRHSKYNNTEYNLEPNVKGSPGGLRDIQTILWIARRQFGSLNLSAILDQGFLTEGEYSLLVAGQEFIWRVRYGLHMLAGRAEDRLLFDHQRSLAALLGYEDSDAKLAIERFMQKYYRVVMSISELSDLVGQHFAEVILWEGDSGDAVPLNSRFLVRDGYLEVTDDSVFKRRPFAILEIFVLLAQHPDIQGVRAETIRLLRDHRHLIDDDFRSDIRNTSLFIELFKCKEGIHRNLRRMNRYGILGRYLPEFGHIVGQMQHDLFHIYTVDAHTLNVIKYLRKLSKPGVAEKYPLASKLVERLPKPELIYIAGLYHDIAKGRGGDHSELGAVDAQEFCARHKLPAWDTRLVVWLVENHLVMSTTAQRKDLSDPQVINDFAQQVGDETHLDYLYVLTVADINATNPTLWNSWRASLLRQLYTETKRALKRGLENPLGREEQIRQTQRAALDNLVRNGTDPDDAEQLWSQLGDDYFMRHSSIDVAWHTEAIIEHPSDGGPLVLIKETTQREFEGGTQIFIYAPDQHDFFAVTVAAMDQLNLNIHDARIITSSSQFTLDTYIVLDADGSPIGNDPERTEEIRQGLINALRNPDDYLTIIQKRVPRQLKHFAFPPQVTIHNDMQRPQTIIEVVAPDRPGLLARIGQLFLDFDLSVQNAKIATLGERVEDVFFVTNADNQPLSDPQLCTRLQQAMIKQLTQDNEHQPSPSSIVI is encoded by the coding sequence ATGCCTCAGGTTGATTCCGAATTGTTCGACCGCAGCCAGTTCCAGGCTGAACTGGCACTTAAGGCCAGCCCCATCGCCGCCTTCAAGAAAGTCATACGCAAGGCGCGGGAAGTGCTCGATGCACGGTTCCTCGCCGGCCAGGATATCCGCGGCCTGATCGAAGGCCGCGCCTGGTTCGTCGACCAGATATTGCGAGCCGCCTGGGGCCGCTTCGACTGGAACAACGAGGCGGAAATAGCGCTGGTAGCCGTCGGTGGCTATGGGCGCGGCGAGCTGCACCCCTATTCCGATATCGACCTGCTGATACTGCTCGATAACAATGACCAAGAAATATTCCGCGACGCCATCGAGCGGTTTCTGACCCTGCTATGGGACATTGGCTTGGAAGTTGGCCAAAGCGTTCGCTCGGTACAGGAATGTGCCGAGGAGGCACGTGCGGACCTGACCGTCATCACCAATCTCATGGAAAGCCGTACGATCGCAGGCCCCGAGCGCTTGCGTCAGAACATGCTGAAGGTCACCAGCCCTTCGGAAATGTGGCCGAGCAAAGAGTTCTTCCTCGCCAAACGTAACGAGCAGGCCACGCGCCACTCGAAGTACAACAATACCGAATACAACCTGGAGCCAAACGTCAAAGGCTCGCCTGGTGGGCTGCGCGACATCCAGACGATCCTGTGGATAGCGCGGCGCCAGTTTGGCAGCTTGAATCTTAGCGCCATCCTCGATCAGGGATTTCTGACCGAAGGCGAGTACTCGTTGCTAGTGGCTGGACAAGAATTCATCTGGCGGGTCCGTTACGGATTACACATGCTGGCCGGGCGTGCGGAGGATCGACTGCTATTCGACCACCAGCGCAGCCTCGCCGCCCTCCTCGGCTATGAAGACAGTGACGCCAAGCTGGCGATCGAGCGCTTCATGCAGAAGTACTACCGCGTCGTGATGAGCATTTCAGAACTAAGCGATCTGGTAGGGCAGCACTTTGCCGAAGTTATCCTATGGGAGGGCGACAGCGGCGATGCGGTGCCGCTCAACAGCCGCTTCTTGGTGCGCGATGGCTATCTGGAAGTAACCGATGATTCGGTGTTCAAGCGCAGGCCCTTCGCGATTCTGGAAATCTTCGTACTGCTGGCGCAACACCCTGACATTCAGGGTGTACGAGCGGAGACCATTCGCCTCCTCCGAGACCACCGACATCTCATTGACGACGATTTTCGCAGCGACATCCGCAACACTAGCCTGTTCATCGAGCTGTTCAAATGCAAGGAAGGCATCCACCGCAATCTGAGACGCATGAATCGCTACGGCATTCTTGGACGCTACCTGCCCGAGTTCGGCCATATCGTAGGGCAGATGCAGCATGACCTCTTTCATATCTATACGGTCGACGCCCATACGCTCAATGTCATCAAGTACCTGCGCAAACTGAGCAAACCCGGCGTCGCCGAAAAGTATCCACTGGCCAGTAAACTCGTGGAACGGCTGCCCAAGCCGGAGCTCATCTATATCGCAGGGCTCTATCACGATATCGCCAAGGGCCGTGGCGGCGACCATTCGGAGCTGGGCGCGGTGGATGCGCAGGAGTTCTGCGCGCGCCACAAGCTGCCTGCATGGGACACGCGGCTGGTGGTATGGCTGGTTGAGAACCATCTGGTGATGTCAACGACTGCGCAGCGCAAAGACCTATCTGACCCACAGGTGATCAACGACTTTGCCCAACAGGTGGGTGACGAAACCCACCTTGATTACCTGTATGTGCTGACCGTCGCAGACATCAACGCAACCAACCCGACCCTCTGGAATTCCTGGCGGGCGAGCCTGCTGCGCCAGCTGTATACCGAAACCAAACGCGCGCTCAAGCGCGGTCTGGAGAACCCGCTGGGGCGCGAGGAGCAGATTCGCCAGACCCAGCGCGCCGCACTCGACAACCTCGTGCGCAACGGGACCGATCCGGACGACGCCGAACAGCTATGGTCGCAGCTAGGTGACGACTATTTCATGCGCCACAGCTCGATTGATGTCGCCTGGCACACAGAAGCCATCATCGAGCACCCAAGCGACGGCGGTCCGCTGGTCCTGATCAAGGAAACCACCCAACGTGAATTCGAGGGCGGCACGCAGATCTTCATCTATGCACCCGATCAGCATGACTTCTTCGCCGTTACCGTTGCGGCCATGGACCAGCTGAACCTGAACATCCACGATGCCCGCATTATCACTTCGAGCAGCCAGTTCACGCTGGACACCTATATCGTGCTGGACGCCGACGGTTCTCCCATTGGCAACGACCCCGAGCGCACGGAGGAGATTCGGCAAGGATTGATCAACGCGCTGCGTAATCCGGATGACTACCTGACCATCATTCAGAAACGTGTGCCCCGGCAACTGAAGCATTTCGCATTCCCACCGCAGGTCACCATCCACAACGACATGCAGCGCCCGCAAACGATCATTGAGGTCGTTGCACCGGACCGCCCTGGGCTATTGGCGCGCATTGGCCAGCTGTTTCTGGACTTCGACCTCTCGGTACAGAACGCCAAGATCGCGACGCTGGGCGAGCGTGTCGAGGACGTGTTCTTCGTCACCAATGCCGACAACCAGCCCTTGTCTGACCCGCAGCTATGCACCCGACTGCAGCAGGCGATGATTAAGCAGCTGACGCAGGACAATGAGCATCAGCCCTCGCCCAGCAGCATCGTCATCTGA
- a CDS encoding K+/H+ antiporter subunit F, which produces MLAYVIPLCMAVIGIAAILNVVRLVQGPDMPDRVLALDTLYINALALIVLFGIWLASDLFFEAALLIAVMGFVSTVAVGKHLLHGEIID; this is translated from the coding sequence ATGCTCGCGTATGTAATTCCCTTGTGCATGGCGGTTATCGGAATCGCAGCGATCCTAAACGTGGTGCGGCTCGTTCAGGGGCCGGACATGCCTGATCGCGTATTGGCGCTCGACACCTTGTATATCAATGCGCTGGCGTTGATCGTCCTGTTTGGTATCTGGCTCGCGTCCGATCTGTTCTTCGAGGCGGCTCTGCTCATCGCGGTGATGGGCTTCGTCAGTACCGTGGCGGTGGGCAAGCACCTGTTGCACGGCGAAATCATTGACTGA